A genome region from Chlorobaculum tepidum TLS includes the following:
- the cas3 gene encoding CRISPR-associated helicase Cas3', protein MGKIDHSAAGAILASNKSKDIGRILGYLIAGHHTGLPDWDKDAGTKGDPLSERLSNSEHLQHALKGNPPENILDTPLPSSLPCQTQNGGAELVHLWIRMLYSCLVDADFLDTERFMNPETSELRPNGVDLAMLKERFDQHMSLKESGASDTPVNRARKEILRECRQKGVSLEPGLFSLTVPTGGGKTLASMAFALEHALKHDKKRIIVVIPYTSIIEQTAAVYREVFGDDAVLEHHSNLDPSRETPASRLATENWDAPIIVTTNVQFFESLFAARSSACRKLHNIVNSVVVLDEAQMLPTDFLQPIVSVIKMLSAHFRTSVVLCTATQPVLSGKVGTGKDILKGFDDGRVRELMADPEKLFGIFQRVRVRMLGQADQRHEWAEIARRLCEPEQVLCIVNTRKDCRELHDLMPDGTVHLSALMCPEHRSTVIAELKSKLVAGEPVRVVSTQLLEAGVDIDFPTVYRSFSGLDSIAQAAGRCNREGKLEHGDVVVFNPPNPSPSGRLRKAEQAAQELFRTVPELAASLMPEAFRRYFMHYFSGLNGFDTKGIMDLLASNDAARYFQIQFRTAARKFKLIDDTLQHGIIVRYRNGKANIDALIDQLRFGGPNRKLMRQLQRYSVNVYDPDLKKLIENGLIEEVHGVWVQTSESAYDPVFGLNIDANLNFYW, encoded by the coding sequence ATGGGCAAGATTGACCACTCCGCAGCCGGGGCAATACTGGCCAGCAACAAAAGCAAAGATATCGGACGAATTCTTGGCTACCTGATCGCCGGGCACCATACCGGCTTGCCGGATTGGGACAAAGACGCCGGAACCAAAGGCGATCCGCTATCCGAGCGTTTGAGTAATTCCGAACATCTGCAACATGCCTTGAAAGGTAATCCTCCCGAAAACATTCTGGATACGCCTTTACCATCGTCGTTGCCATGCCAAACCCAGAATGGCGGCGCGGAGCTGGTGCACCTCTGGATCCGGATGCTGTACTCCTGCCTCGTTGATGCGGACTTTCTTGATACAGAGCGCTTCATGAATCCAGAGACATCTGAACTTCGTCCGAACGGCGTTGATCTGGCAATGCTGAAAGAGCGTTTTGACCAGCACATGTCGCTCAAAGAGAGCGGTGCTTCGGATACGCCGGTCAACCGGGCGCGAAAAGAGATTCTCCGCGAGTGCCGCCAAAAAGGCGTGTCGCTGGAGCCGGGACTGTTTTCGCTGACCGTGCCCACCGGCGGCGGCAAAACGCTTGCCTCGATGGCCTTCGCGCTCGAACACGCTCTGAAGCACGATAAAAAGCGGATCATCGTGGTGATTCCCTACACCAGCATCATCGAGCAGACGGCGGCGGTCTATCGCGAAGTGTTCGGAGATGACGCAGTGTTGGAGCACCACAGCAACCTCGATCCATCGAGAGAAACTCCGGCATCCCGGCTGGCGACTGAAAACTGGGATGCACCGATTATCGTGACCACCAACGTGCAGTTTTTCGAGTCGCTCTTCGCGGCCCGAAGCTCGGCCTGCCGCAAGTTGCACAATATCGTCAATTCGGTTGTTGTGCTCGACGAGGCGCAGATGCTGCCGACCGATTTTCTGCAACCGATAGTCTCGGTCATTAAAATGCTGAGTGCGCATTTCAGAACGTCGGTCGTGCTCTGCACGGCCACCCAGCCGGTTTTGAGCGGCAAGGTCGGAACCGGCAAAGATATTCTTAAAGGGTTTGACGACGGCCGTGTGCGCGAGTTGATGGCCGATCCGGAAAAGCTGTTCGGCATCTTTCAGCGCGTCCGCGTGCGGATGCTTGGCCAGGCTGATCAACGGCACGAATGGGCTGAGATCGCCAGGCGGCTTTGTGAGCCCGAGCAGGTGTTGTGCATCGTCAACACCCGCAAGGATTGCCGCGAGCTCCATGACTTGATGCCGGACGGCACGGTTCATCTTTCCGCGCTGATGTGCCCGGAGCATCGCAGTACCGTCATTGCCGAGTTGAAATCGAAGCTCGTTGCGGGCGAGCCGGTTCGGGTGGTGAGCACCCAGTTGCTCGAAGCTGGCGTTGACATTGATTTTCCAACGGTCTATCGTTCGTTCAGCGGGCTTGACAGCATCGCACAGGCGGCGGGCCGGTGCAATCGTGAGGGCAAGCTTGAGCATGGCGATGTTGTGGTGTTCAACCCGCCGAATCCCTCGCCATCGGGCCGCTTGCGCAAAGCCGAACAGGCCGCCCAGGAGCTGTTCCGCACGGTTCCTGAACTTGCCGCCTCGCTCATGCCGGAAGCGTTCCGCCGTTATTTCATGCACTACTTCAGCGGCCTGAATGGCTTCGACACGAAGGGAATCATGGATTTGCTGGCGAGCAACGACGCGGCCAGATATTTCCAAATCCAGTTCCGCACCGCAGCCAGAAAATTCAAACTCATCGATGATACGCTGCAACACGGCATCATCGTCAGATATCGCAACGGAAAAGCAAACATCGACGCCTTGATCGATCAACTGCGTTTTGGCGGCCCAAATCGAAAACTGATGCGGCAACTTCAGCGCTATTCGGTGAATGTCTATGATCCGGATTTGAAAAAACTGATCGAGAACGGCTTGATCGAAGAGGTTCATGGTGTCTGGGTGCAGACGTCGGAAAGCGCGTACGATCCGGTTTTCGGGTTGAATATCGACGCCAACCTGAATTTTTACTGGTAA
- the cas5c gene encoding type I-C CRISPR-associated protein Cas5c has product MEHWNKTFCLEVKGDYACFTRPEMKVERVSYDVITPSAARGIFEAIFWKPAIRWRIRKIEVLNPIKWISVRRNEVGQTASERSDGIFIETARQQRAGLFLRDVAYRLHAELEFVPPSERPDAKRPVPESLQDGRETSELRKDENPGKYYAIFERRARKGQCFNQPYLGCREFSCEFRLVDDLANEPPPISETRNLGFMLYDLDFQKNLKEPPPAFFPACLEKGVIKVPDWESEEVRK; this is encoded by the coding sequence ATGGAGCATTGGAATAAAACATTCTGTCTTGAAGTCAAGGGCGATTACGCCTGCTTCACCCGGCCCGAAATGAAGGTCGAGCGGGTGAGCTACGACGTCATTACCCCATCGGCGGCGCGGGGAATTTTCGAGGCGATTTTCTGGAAACCGGCCATTCGCTGGCGGATTCGGAAGATTGAAGTATTGAATCCGATCAAGTGGATTTCGGTGCGGCGCAACGAGGTCGGCCAAACAGCAAGCGAGCGGAGCGACGGCATTTTCATTGAAACGGCGCGTCAGCAACGAGCTGGCTTGTTTCTGCGGGATGTGGCCTACCGGCTTCACGCCGAGCTTGAGTTCGTTCCGCCGTCGGAGCGGCCAGATGCAAAGCGCCCGGTGCCGGAATCATTGCAGGACGGCAGGGAAACCTCAGAGCTGCGTAAGGATGAAAATCCGGGAAAATACTACGCCATCTTCGAGCGCCGGGCGCGGAAAGGGCAGTGCTTCAACCAGCCCTATCTCGGCTGCCGCGAGTTCAGTTGCGAATTCAGGCTGGTCGATGATCTGGCAAATGAACCCCCACCGATCAGCGAAACCCGCAATTTGGGATTTATGCTTTACGACCTCGATTTTCAAAAGAACTTGAAAGAGCCACCTCCGGCATTTTTCCCGGCGTGTCTGGAAAAAGGAGTTATCAAAGTGCCCGATTGGGAGAGCGAGGAGGTGAGAAAATGA